A single Pirellulales bacterium DNA region contains:
- a CDS encoding 50S ribosomal protein L17: MRHRKRGRVLGRSPSHRKALLRNLASALFLTERDKEDYLDAKMAPKVKGRIVTTLPKAKEVRTVVERCITIARNALPAVDAAEKLGPGAERNTEAWRAWRKSKKWQQWAAAMAPAVNARRRVLTLLGNKEATELCFSVVAPRFAERSGGYTRVVRLADPRLGDSGTRAVLEFVGVRDRAAKRAPAPRFETEPAAT; encoded by the coding sequence GTGCTTGGTCGATCGCCGTCTCATCGCAAGGCGCTGTTGCGCAATTTAGCCAGCGCGCTGTTTCTGACGGAGCGCGACAAAGAAGACTATCTCGATGCGAAAATGGCTCCCAAAGTCAAGGGTCGCATCGTCACAACGCTTCCCAAGGCCAAAGAGGTTCGTACGGTGGTCGAACGATGCATCACCATTGCTCGCAATGCATTACCGGCCGTTGATGCAGCCGAGAAATTGGGGCCTGGCGCCGAGCGCAACACAGAAGCGTGGCGAGCGTGGCGAAAAAGCAAGAAATGGCAGCAGTGGGCCGCAGCAATGGCACCGGCGGTCAACGCTCGCCGTCGCGTGTTGACTCTGTTGGGCAATAAAGAAGCGACCGAATTGTGTTTCTCGGTCGTCGCTCCACGATTTGCCGAGCGGTCAGGTGGCTATACGAGAGTGGTCCGCCTCGCAGATCCGCGATTGGGCGACTCTGGCACTCGAGCCGTCTTGGAGTTTGTTGGCGTCCGCGACCGTGCCGCGAAGAGGGCTCCTGCTCCGAGATTTGAAACTGAACCGGCGGCCACGTAG